A single window of Ferviditalea candida DNA harbors:
- a CDS encoding aldehyde dehydrogenase family protein, whose amino-acid sequence MKKHLFIGGKWVEGSEYAPLYAPYSGEEIAQIPQATVQEADAAIEAAHQARLAMAKMPAHQRAAILNKLANLLEERQEEAARIIALEAAKPIKTARAEIGRTIQTYRFAAEEAKRIHGETLPLDAAPGGEGRVAYTVREPLGVVGAISPFNFPMNLVAHKVGPALASGNTIVLKPASQTPLSAFFLAELLEQAGVPTGAFNVVTGSGRTIGNRIVEDPRVKVVTFTGSPGVGIGIRNRAGLKRVILELGSNSAVIVDKDTDLDKIIPRCVTGAFSFQGQVCISVQRIFVVEEVYEDFVEKFVKATRTLQLGDPLDEQTDVSAMITPGDVTRSLDWIQEAVDKGAKVATGGEANGNMLNPTVLLDVDLSVKVSCQEVFAPIVLVNKVASVDEAIELVNDSPYGLQAGVYTNNVHTAFDAAEKLQVGGVIINDIPTFRVDHMPYGGVKESGSGREGLKYAIEEMTELKLVIFNRN is encoded by the coding sequence ATGAAGAAACATTTATTTATCGGCGGGAAATGGGTAGAAGGCAGCGAATATGCACCGTTATATGCACCGTACTCGGGAGAGGAGATTGCCCAAATTCCGCAAGCGACGGTTCAGGAGGCGGATGCGGCGATAGAAGCCGCGCATCAGGCGAGGCTTGCGATGGCCAAAATGCCGGCCCATCAGCGGGCTGCCATCTTGAATAAGCTGGCGAATTTGTTGGAGGAGCGGCAGGAGGAAGCGGCAAGAATCATTGCGCTGGAAGCAGCCAAGCCGATCAAAACGGCAAGGGCGGAGATCGGACGGACGATTCAAACCTACCGTTTCGCCGCCGAGGAAGCCAAGCGCATTCACGGGGAAACGCTGCCGCTGGACGCCGCGCCCGGAGGAGAAGGTCGCGTCGCTTATACGGTCCGCGAGCCGTTGGGGGTCGTCGGCGCGATCTCGCCGTTCAACTTTCCGATGAATCTGGTTGCGCATAAAGTCGGCCCGGCGCTTGCTTCAGGAAATACAATCGTGCTCAAGCCGGCATCGCAGACTCCGCTTTCCGCATTCTTCCTGGCGGAGCTGCTCGAGCAGGCGGGCGTGCCGACAGGCGCCTTCAATGTTGTGACCGGGAGCGGGCGGACGATCGGCAACCGAATCGTCGAGGACCCGAGAGTGAAGGTCGTCACGTTCACCGGAAGCCCCGGCGTCGGCATCGGTATCCGCAATCGCGCGGGACTGAAGCGGGTGATTCTGGAGCTCGGCTCGAATTCTGCGGTGATCGTCGATAAGGATACCGATCTCGATAAAATCATTCCCCGCTGCGTCACTGGAGCTTTTTCCTTCCAGGGCCAGGTGTGCATTTCCGTGCAGCGGATTTTTGTTGTGGAAGAAGTCTACGAAGACTTCGTGGAAAAGTTTGTGAAGGCGACCCGCACGCTGCAGCTGGGCGATCCTTTGGATGAGCAGACCGATGTGTCTGCGATGATTACGCCGGGGGATGTAACCAGATCGCTGGATTGGATTCAGGAAGCCGTTGACAAGGGAGCGAAAGTGGCAACTGGCGGGGAAGCGAACGGTAATATGCTGAATCCGACCGTCCTGCTTGACGTCGATCTGAGCGTCAAGGTGTCCTGTCAGGAAGTGTTCGCCCCGATTGTGCTGGTGAATAAGGTTGCTTCCGTAGACGAAGCGATCGAGCTGGTCAATGATTCGCCATACGGCTTGCAGGCCGGCGTGTACACGAACAATGTCCACACGGCATTCGATGCGGCTGAGAAGCTGCAGGTCGGCGGCGTCATCATCAACGATATCCCGACCTTCCGCGTCGACCATATGCCGTATGGCGGGGTCAAGGAAAGCGGCAGCGGCCGGGAAGGCCTGAAGTACGCGATTGAGGAAATGACCGAGCTGAAGCTGGTTATCTTTAACCGGAATTGA
- the gabT gene encoding 4-aminobutyrate--2-oxoglutarate transaminase, whose product METKIRKYVSQKTEIPGPRSKALLERKVRNVPRGPFNNTTSFINVGEGALVTDVDGNTYIDLAGAIGTLNAGHRPQKVVEALKAQLDQYIHPCFNVMMYEPYIALAEKLNELTPGDHAKKTFFLNSGAEAVENAVKIARKYTGRKAIISFERGFHGRTYMAMSLTSKVKPYKYGFGPFAPDTYKMPYPYYYRAPEGMSEEQVDEQILQSFEDFFLGEVPADEVAAIILEPVQGEGGFVIPSKRFMQGIRRICDKYGILLIADEVQTGFGRTGKMFALEHYDVIPDLMTMSKSIAAGIPISAVTGRAEIMDAPNPGEIGGTYAGSPLGCVAGLTVIEMMEQDQLPERADVIGGQIMERFRAFEARFPFVGGARGLGAMCAFEMVKDKTSKAPDKEMTGQFIQECTRRGVIVMSAGLYSNVIRLLAPLVITDDQLAEGLDIIEEVLVELSDN is encoded by the coding sequence ATGGAAACGAAAATCAGAAAATATGTCTCGCAGAAGACTGAGATTCCCGGTCCGCGCTCAAAGGCTTTGCTGGAACGCAAAGTACGGAATGTGCCCAGAGGCCCGTTCAACAACACGACATCATTTATTAATGTCGGGGAAGGCGCCCTGGTAACGGATGTGGACGGCAATACCTATATTGACTTGGCCGGAGCCATCGGAACGCTCAATGCCGGACATCGTCCGCAGAAAGTCGTCGAAGCATTGAAGGCGCAGCTGGATCAGTATATTCATCCTTGTTTTAATGTCATGATGTACGAACCGTATATCGCTCTGGCGGAAAAATTGAATGAATTGACCCCGGGAGACCATGCCAAGAAAACCTTCTTTTTGAACAGCGGCGCGGAGGCCGTGGAGAATGCGGTCAAGATCGCGCGCAAATATACGGGAAGAAAAGCGATCATCTCCTTTGAACGGGGCTTTCACGGCCGCACGTATATGGCGATGTCCTTGACAAGCAAAGTCAAGCCTTACAAATACGGCTTCGGCCCGTTCGCTCCGGATACGTATAAAATGCCGTATCCCTACTATTACAGGGCGCCGGAAGGAATGAGCGAGGAGCAGGTGGACGAGCAAATTCTTCAAAGCTTTGAGGACTTCTTTCTGGGTGAGGTTCCGGCCGATGAAGTGGCGGCGATCATTCTGGAGCCGGTTCAGGGAGAAGGCGGTTTTGTCATTCCCTCGAAACGGTTCATGCAGGGGATTCGCCGGATTTGCGACAAATACGGAATCCTGCTGATCGCAGATGAAGTGCAAACCGGCTTTGGCCGGACGGGCAAGATGTTTGCCCTGGAACATTATGATGTGATTCCGGATCTAATGACGATGTCCAAATCGATTGCGGCCGGCATTCCGATCAGCGCGGTGACCGGCAGGGCGGAAATCATGGACGCGCCGAACCCCGGGGAAATCGGCGGCACCTATGCGGGGAGCCCGCTCGGATGTGTGGCGGGGTTAACGGTCATTGAGATGATGGAGCAGGACCAATTGCCTGAAAGAGCCGATGTGATCGGCGGTCAAATTATGGAACGCTTCCGGGCGTTTGAAGCGCGTTTCCCGTTTGTCGGGGGGGCGCGCGGGCTCGGGGCGATGTGCGCGTTCGAGATGGTCAAGGATAAGACGAGTAAAGCTCCCGACAAGGAAATGACCGGCCAGTTCATTCAGGAATGCACCCGACGGGGTGTGATCGTCATGAGCGCGGGATTGTACAGCAATGTGATTCGTTTGTTGGCTCCTTTGGTGATCACCGATGATCAGTTGGCTGAGGGGCTGGATATTATTGAAGAGGTGCTGGTTGAACTATCAGATAATTAA